A single genomic interval of Cupriavidus necator harbors:
- a CDS encoding DUF2798 domain-containing protein, translating into MSVQLKRKVAFALSMGVVTTGIISFVLLTLNLGFSEGFALTWLRSWGIGYVIVIPAILLVGPRLQTQVDRLIH; encoded by the coding sequence ATGAGCGTGCAGCTGAAACGGAAAGTCGCATTCGCCCTGTCGATGGGAGTCGTGACGACAGGGATCATTTCCTTTGTCCTCCTTACTCTCAATCTCGGATTCTCGGAAGGATTTGCCCTGACGTGGCTGCGTTCCTGGGGCATCGGATATGTGATCGTCATTCCCGCCATCCTCCTGGTCGGTCCGCGTTTGCAAACGCAGGTCGATCGCCTGATTCACTGA
- a CDS encoding TetR/AcrR family transcriptional regulator — translation MAPQMVASAASAPRAALVWRSNQSLSASAASGARRKLIARRLNAFIRLMAGAGGITPSGFIDALDKNTNWYILASMNKAQRTRQFIVEKTAPIFNVKGYAGTSLADMTEATGLTKGSVYGNFANKEEVALAAFDHNWKQAQAAVRAVMATRETSKEQLLALTGVYESLPEEFPVGGCPLLNTAIEADDTHPALREKAMEAFRGWKTHLVKVIKAGIASQEFRKDVDAEQTAVTLIALIEGAIMISRLTGNAGYSKAVMSAVEKTIVDLK, via the coding sequence ATGGCCCCGCAGATGGTGGCATCGGCCGCATCTGCGCCGCGCGCCGCCTTGGTATGGCGTTCCAATCAGTCCTTGAGCGCGAGCGCAGCTTCCGGCGCGCGGAGGAAGCTGATCGCCAGGCGATTGAACGCATTCATCAGGCTGATGGCGGGGGCAGGGGGGATCACTCCGAGCGGATTCATCGATGCACTTGACAAAAATACCAATTGGTATATTCTGGCTTCCATGAATAAAGCTCAGCGAACCCGCCAGTTCATCGTCGAGAAGACAGCCCCGATCTTCAACGTCAAAGGCTATGCCGGTACGTCCCTGGCCGATATGACGGAGGCCACCGGGCTGACGAAGGGCAGCGTCTACGGCAACTTTGCCAACAAGGAGGAAGTGGCCCTGGCTGCTTTCGATCACAACTGGAAGCAGGCGCAGGCGGCAGTCCGGGCCGTAATGGCCACGAGAGAAACCAGCAAGGAGCAGCTGCTCGCATTGACAGGCGTGTATGAAAGCCTGCCTGAGGAATTCCCCGTGGGGGGATGCCCGCTGCTCAACACAGCGATTGAAGCCGACGACACGCACCCGGCCCTGCGCGAGAAAGCCATGGAGGCTTTCCGGGGCTGGAAGACGCATCTTGTCAAAGTCATCAAGGCAGGGATTGCTTCGCAGGAGTTCCGCAAAGACGTCGATGCCGAGCAGACTGCCGTCACGCTGATTGCATTGATCGAGGGCGCCATCATGATCTCTCGCCTCACAGGCAACGCTGGCTACAGCAAGGCCGTGATGTCGGCGGTAGAAAAAACCATCGTCGATCTGAAGTGA
- the kdpF gene encoding K(+)-transporting ATPase subunit F — MSWTDLLSGVLAIAIFVYLLIALFRPEKF, encoded by the coding sequence ATGAGCTGGACCGATCTGTTGAGCGGCGTGCTGGCCATTGCCATTTTTGTTTACCTCCTCATTGCGTTGTTCCGGCCGGAGAAATTCTGA
- a CDS encoding GDCCVxC domain-containing (seleno)protein yields MSAVKLQSIITCPKCAHAKEETMPIDACQWCYECECCHAMLRPKAGDCCVFCSYGSERCPPMQQHSCSCVRRRRYSDARRTLDSVPPG; encoded by the coding sequence ATGAGCGCCGTCAAGCTGCAGTCAATCATCACCTGCCCCAAGTGCGCGCATGCAAAAGAAGAAACCATGCCCATCGATGCCTGCCAGTGGTGCTATGAGTGCGAGTGCTGCCACGCGATGCTAAGGCCCAAGGCCGGTGATTGCTGCGTCTTCTGCTCATACGGCAGCGAAAGGTGCCCGCCCATGCAGCAGCATTCCTGCTCGTGTGTTCGCCGACGCAGGTACAGCGATGCACGACGTACCCTCGATTCGGTTCCCCCCGGATGA
- the kdpA gene encoding potassium-transporting ATPase subunit KdpA, with protein sequence MSSQFVGLLVLYLAILLACAPFLGRYIRRAVEDGNYSLTAWGRPLERLLYRLGGVRADAGMGWTQYAVAVLAFNLLGVVAVYALQRLQGMLPLNPQGFGAVSPDSAFNTAISFVANTNWQGYGGESTMGYLTQMLALTVQNFLSAATGIAVVFALMRGFARQSAATIGNFWVDMTRVTLYVLAPIATVIALALVSQGVTQNFDAYKEASLVTPVEYSQPKLDAAGQPVLDAQGKPVTEDLKTDRQTLAMGPVASQEAIKMLGTNGGGFFNANSAHPFENPNGLANLLEMLAIFLIPAALCFTFGEMVGDRRQGVAVLASMTVIFVAMACVAAMSEQMATPALAGLPVDHAASLLQAGGNMEGKETRFGIAASALFATITTAASCGAVNAMHDSFTAIGGLVPMLLMQLGEVVFGGVGSGLYGMLVYAVLAVFIAGLMIGRTPEYLGKKIEVYEMKMTAVAILVTPLLVLLGTSVAVMTEAGRAGVFNPGTHGFSEILYALSSAANNNGSAFAGLSANTPFYNTLLAAAMWFGRFWIIIPVLALAGSLAAKKRVPVSGGTMPTHGPLFVVLLVGTVLLVGALTYVPALALGPVAEQLQGAVTATAAK encoded by the coding sequence ATGTCCTCCCAATTCGTGGGCCTGCTGGTCCTCTATCTCGCCATCCTGCTGGCGTGCGCCCCTTTTCTCGGACGCTATATCCGGCGTGCGGTGGAGGATGGCAACTATTCGCTGACCGCCTGGGGCCGGCCGCTGGAACGGCTGCTGTATCGCCTGGGCGGCGTGCGTGCCGATGCCGGGATGGGGTGGACGCAGTACGCCGTCGCGGTGCTGGCATTCAACCTGCTTGGCGTGGTGGCAGTCTATGCGCTGCAGCGCCTGCAAGGCATGCTGCCGCTCAATCCGCAGGGCTTTGGCGCGGTTTCGCCGGACTCGGCCTTCAACACGGCGATCAGCTTTGTCGCCAACACCAACTGGCAAGGCTATGGCGGCGAGTCGACCATGGGCTATCTGACGCAGATGCTCGCGCTCACCGTGCAGAACTTCCTGTCCGCGGCGACCGGCATCGCCGTGGTGTTCGCGCTGATGCGCGGATTCGCGCGCCAGAGCGCCGCCACCATCGGCAATTTCTGGGTCGACATGACGCGGGTCACGTTGTACGTGCTGGCGCCGATCGCGACCGTGATTGCACTTGCCCTGGTCAGCCAGGGAGTGACCCAGAACTTCGATGCCTACAAGGAAGCCAGCCTGGTCACGCCGGTGGAGTACAGCCAGCCTAAGCTCGATGCGGCCGGGCAACCGGTGCTCGATGCACAAGGCAAGCCGGTGACGGAAGACCTGAAGACCGACAGGCAGACGCTGGCGATGGGCCCGGTTGCCTCGCAAGAGGCCATCAAGATGCTGGGCACCAACGGTGGCGGCTTCTTCAATGCCAACTCGGCGCATCCGTTCGAGAACCCGAATGGCCTGGCCAACCTTCTCGAGATGCTGGCGATCTTCCTGATCCCGGCGGCGCTGTGCTTCACCTTTGGCGAAATGGTGGGAGACAGGCGACAGGGTGTGGCGGTGCTGGCTTCCATGACGGTCATCTTTGTCGCGATGGCCTGCGTGGCGGCGATGTCCGAGCAGATGGCGACCCCGGCGCTGGCCGGATTGCCGGTGGATCACGCCGCGTCGCTGCTGCAGGCCGGCGGCAATATGGAAGGCAAGGAAACGCGCTTCGGCATCGCCGCTTCGGCACTGTTCGCCACCATCACGACCGCGGCGTCGTGCGGCGCGGTCAATGCCATGCATGACTCCTTCACCGCCATCGGTGGCCTGGTGCCGATGCTGCTGATGCAGCTGGGCGAGGTCGTGTTCGGCGGCGTCGGCTCGGGGCTGTACGGCATGCTGGTCTACGCCGTGCTCGCGGTGTTCATCGCCGGACTGATGATCGGGCGCACGCCGGAGTACCTCGGCAAGAAGATCGAAGTCTACGAGATGAAGATGACGGCCGTGGCGATCCTGGTCACGCCCCTGCTGGTGCTGCTCGGCACGTCGGTGGCGGTGATGACCGAGGCCGGACGCGCCGGTGTGTTCAATCCCGGCACGCACGGCTTCTCCGAGATCCTGTACGCGCTCTCGTCGGCGGCCAACAACAATGGCAGCGCCTTTGCGGGCTTGTCCGCCAACACCCCGTTCTACAACACGCTGCTGGCGGCGGCCATGTGGTTCGGCCGGTTCTGGATCATCATCCCGGTGCTTGCGCTGGCGGGCTCGCTGGCAGCCAAGAAGCGCGTGCCCGTGAGCGGCGGCACGATGCCGACGCACGGCCCGCTGTTCGTCGTCCTGCTGGTGGGCACCGTGCTGCTGGTCGGTGCGCTGACCTATGTCCCGGCGCTGGCGCTGGGGCCAGTCGCCGAGCAACTCCAGGGCGCGGTGACGGCAACCGCGGCGAAGTAA
- a CDS encoding MerR family transcriptional regulator — protein MEHTLTIGKLAKAAGVGVETVRYYHRCGLLPVPERAYGAIRQYSQQSLQRLHFIRQAQSLGFTLDEIRVLLRQNDGSTCSTARALAEQKLSLVEERMKDLRRMRAELKNLIGQCHANGNEASCPLIDTLSANMRAENARDAPFRHR, from the coding sequence ATGGAGCACACACTAACAATCGGGAAGCTGGCCAAGGCGGCTGGTGTTGGCGTGGAGACGGTACGCTACTACCATCGGTGCGGCCTGCTGCCGGTGCCGGAGCGTGCCTATGGCGCCATTCGACAGTATTCGCAGCAGAGCTTGCAGCGGCTTCATTTCATTCGCCAGGCCCAGTCGCTCGGGTTCACCCTGGATGAAATCCGGGTACTGCTGCGACAGAACGATGGCAGCACGTGCAGTACAGCCCGCGCGCTGGCCGAGCAAAAGCTCAGTCTTGTTGAGGAAAGAATGAAGGATCTGCGACGAATGCGAGCGGAACTGAAGAATCTCATTGGGCAATGCCACGCCAATGGCAATGAGGCTTCTTGTCCCTTGATTGACACCTTGTCTGCCAACATGAGAGCAGAGAACGCTCGTGACGCTCCATTTCGGCATCGGTGA
- a CDS encoding alpha/beta fold hydrolase produces the protein MSAPLPRTFGPLADPTAHGGTANDAFHLVIPSIPGFGFSQKPADTGWNPDRIARTWDVLMKRLGYARYVSQGGDWGAIISDALGRLAPEGLLGIHVSRIERATTLPPAIAMALKSGEPAPANLTTEEKQVFDEARDFLNKGFGYAAIMQTRPQTIGFGLADSPVGLAAWIYDKQADWVFTRGDPERSLDRDAILDNISLYWLTNTGGSSGRIYWETSAAPARNSPITVPVAVTVFPGEVYRPPRQWLARAYPNLIYYNRVAKGGHFAAWEEPELFSAELRSAFRSLR, from the coding sequence ATGAGCGCCCCTCTGCCACGGACCTTTGGCCCGCTGGCGGACCCCACCGCGCACGGCGGCACTGCGAACGACGCGTTTCATCTGGTGATTCCGTCGATTCCCGGCTTCGGCTTTTCACAGAAGCCCGCAGACACTGGCTGGAATCCGGATCGCATCGCACGCACCTGGGACGTGCTGATGAAGCGGCTCGGATATGCGCGCTACGTTTCGCAGGGAGGCGACTGGGGCGCCATCATCTCCGACGCACTTGGCCGTCTGGCGCCTGAAGGACTGCTTGGCATCCACGTCAGCCGCATCGAGCGCGCCACGACGTTGCCACCAGCAATAGCCATGGCGCTGAAAAGCGGGGAGCCTGCGCCGGCAAACCTGACCACCGAAGAAAAGCAGGTGTTCGATGAGGCGAGGGATTTCCTCAACAAGGGATTCGGTTACGCGGCCATCATGCAAACGCGGCCGCAGACCATCGGCTTTGGCCTGGCCGATTCGCCAGTGGGGCTGGCAGCGTGGATCTATGACAAGCAGGCCGACTGGGTATTCACGCGTGGCGATCCTGAGCGGTCACTGGACCGTGACGCGATCCTTGACAACATCTCGCTCTACTGGCTCACAAATACAGGCGGGTCGAGCGGACGGATCTACTGGGAAACCAGTGCCGCCCCGGCAAGGAATTCCCCCATCACCGTTCCAGTGGCAGTGACCGTCTTCCCTGGCGAGGTCTACCGGCCACCGAGGCAGTGGTTGGCACGAGCCTATCCAAACCTGATCTACTACAACCGCGTTGCCAAAGGCGGTCACTTCGCGGCTTGGGAAGAACCGGAGCTGTTCAGCGCGGAGCTACGATCTGCGTTCCGATCGTTGCGCTGA
- a CDS encoding CaiB/BaiF CoA transferase family protein encodes MKPEWSCLKDVTIIDVSQLLPGPHACSLLRQLGADVIKVEQPGTGDTARQLGPTVFAQFNRGKRSVALDLKTDAGREAFLDLVRNADAVVEGFRPGVMARLGLGYEALAAVNPAIVLCSVSGFGQTGPYASHAGHDLNYLALAGYWATPVQVHDKVSRPRVRVSDYAASGYAALSLAVAIMSAHQNGQGQHLDVSIHDAILSWTAHGVWAARGHEASPQASPTVMPENDLFETRDGLHLAMGILENKFWVNLCEALGDEFPALRDPRFATRAGRYGHKVEVNDLMAAVFRTRDLAEWEAFFGPLDIPFSPLLGATALFEDPHVQAREVVRSVPAEGGIAVNFPVKFSLGLPEGEDFVAQVGEHSVDGSLPKIFAGGIGNA; translated from the coding sequence ATGAAGCCAGAATGGTCCTGCCTCAAGGACGTCACCATCATCGACGTCAGCCAGTTGCTGCCCGGTCCGCACGCATGCAGCCTGCTGCGGCAACTGGGTGCCGATGTCATCAAGGTAGAGCAGCCCGGCACCGGCGACACTGCGCGGCAGCTTGGTCCGACGGTGTTTGCACAGTTCAATCGCGGCAAACGCTCGGTAGCGCTGGACTTGAAGACCGATGCTGGCCGCGAAGCCTTCCTTGACCTGGTCCGCAATGCCGATGCCGTGGTGGAAGGCTTCCGCCCCGGCGTGATGGCGCGACTCGGGCTGGGCTATGAAGCACTGGCGGCGGTCAATCCGGCCATCGTGCTGTGTTCGGTCTCGGGCTTCGGCCAGACTGGCCCCTATGCCAGCCACGCCGGGCATGACCTGAACTACCTGGCGCTGGCCGGCTATTGGGCGACGCCGGTGCAGGTGCACGACAAGGTCTCGCGCCCGCGCGTGCGGGTGTCGGATTACGCCGCATCCGGCTACGCGGCGCTGTCGCTTGCAGTGGCGATCATGAGTGCGCACCAGAACGGGCAGGGGCAACATCTGGATGTCTCGATCCATGACGCGATCCTGTCGTGGACCGCCCATGGCGTCTGGGCCGCCCGCGGGCATGAGGCATCGCCGCAGGCATCCCCTACCGTGATGCCGGAGAACGATCTCTTCGAGACGCGCGATGGCCTGCATCTGGCGATGGGCATCCTCGAGAACAAGTTCTGGGTCAACCTGTGCGAGGCGCTGGGTGATGAGTTCCCGGCCCTGCGCGATCCGCGTTTTGCCACGCGTGCCGGACGGTACGGGCACAAGGTGGAGGTCAATGACCTGATGGCGGCGGTGTTCCGCACGCGCGACCTGGCCGAGTGGGAGGCGTTCTTCGGGCCGCTGGATATTCCGTTCTCGCCGTTGCTGGGGGCGACGGCGCTGTTTGAGGATCCGCATGTGCAGGCGCGGGAGGTGGTGCGGTCCGTACCCGCGGAAGGCGGGATTGCTGTGAATTTTCCGGTGAAGTTTTCGTTGGGGTTGCCGGAGGGGGAGGATTTTGTGGCTCAGGTGGGGGAGCATAGTGTGGACGGATCCCTGCCAAAGATCTTCGCTGGCGGGATCGGGAACGCATAA
- a CDS encoding MFS transporter, which yields MRTPEDPAMIVSRGWLARLVLPAGIHPGALPLLVGRALRGFCDGFIAVLLPAYLLALGFAQLAVGLVSSATLIGSALATVLVGIIGHRYPQRRLLMSAAALMAATGIGFAGLSSLWPLLLVAFVGTLNPSSGDVSVFLPLEHAGLADSACADARTALFARYSLTGALCAAIGALAAALPDWLAAQLGVPVLSALRAMFMVYALTGAALWFLYARMPEPPPHLATARVPLGPSRRIVTRLALLFSVDAFAGGLVVNSLLALWLMQRFGLSIGAAGQFFFWAGLLSAGSQLVAAPLARRFGLLNTMVFTHIPSSLCLIAAAFSPSLPATLALLLVRSALSQMDVPTRTAYVMAVVTPPERPAAASLTAVPRSLAAAFGPTLAGALLAMGWVGTPLVACGVLKIAYDLALLGAFRRVKPLD from the coding sequence ATGCGCACACCTGAAGACCCGGCCATGATTGTCAGCAGAGGCTGGCTAGCGCGCCTGGTCCTGCCCGCAGGCATTCATCCCGGCGCCTTGCCGCTTCTCGTTGGCCGCGCGCTGCGCGGCTTCTGTGACGGCTTTATCGCCGTGCTGTTGCCGGCGTACCTGCTGGCTCTGGGCTTCGCGCAGCTGGCAGTGGGGCTGGTCAGCAGCGCAACCCTGATCGGCTCGGCGCTGGCGACGGTCCTGGTGGGCATCATCGGCCACCGCTATCCGCAGCGCAGGCTGCTGATGTCGGCGGCCGCGTTGATGGCCGCCACCGGCATAGGCTTCGCCGGACTGTCCTCCCTCTGGCCGCTATTGCTGGTCGCATTCGTCGGCACGCTCAACCCCAGTTCCGGCGACGTCAGCGTCTTCCTGCCGCTTGAGCATGCCGGTCTTGCCGATTCAGCCTGCGCCGATGCCCGCACTGCCCTGTTCGCCCGCTACAGCCTGACCGGGGCCCTCTGCGCGGCCATTGGTGCGCTGGCGGCGGCGCTGCCGGACTGGCTCGCGGCGCAACTTGGGGTTCCTGTCCTCAGCGCGCTGCGCGCCATGTTCATGGTCTATGCCCTGACCGGTGCCGCACTCTGGTTCCTCTATGCCCGCATGCCGGAGCCGCCACCGCACCTGGCAACGGCGAGAGTCCCGCTGGGACCGTCTCGCCGGATCGTTACCCGCCTTGCCCTGCTCTTCAGCGTCGACGCATTTGCCGGCGGCCTGGTGGTGAATTCCCTGCTGGCGCTATGGTTGATGCAGCGCTTCGGCCTTTCCATTGGTGCCGCCGGGCAGTTCTTCTTCTGGGCCGGGCTGCTTAGCGCCGGCTCCCAGCTCGTGGCCGCACCGCTGGCTCGCAGGTTCGGTTTGCTGAACACGATGGTGTTCACCCATATCCCATCCAGCCTCTGCCTGATCGCGGCCGCGTTCTCCCCCTCCCTGCCGGCGACGCTGGCGCTGCTGCTCGTACGCAGCGCGCTGTCGCAGATGGATGTGCCGACCCGGACCGCCTATGTCATGGCCGTGGTGACGCCGCCCGAGCGGCCGGCGGCGGCAAGCCTGACTGCCGTGCCCAGGAGCCTGGCTGCCGCATTCGGCCCGACCCTGGCGGGCGCGCTGCTGGCGATGGGCTGGGTCGGGACGCCGCTGGTTGCCTGCGGCGTGCTCAAGATCGCCTACGACCTCGCACTCCTTGGTGCATTCCGGCGGGTCAAGCCCCTCGATTAA
- the kdpB gene encoding potassium-transporting ATPase subunit KdpB: MQQDSMAPVAKRGANTAEASSSNTIQAKSAPVSDRQHGSHHHRPPARSMFAPELVKPALVAAFGKLSPRDQLRNPVMFVAYVGSILTTILFLKAMAAPAAAPGGESAGFILAVSVWLWFTVLFANFAEALAEGRSKQQAEALRGLKTTVTARVLKDGKRGSATEARPATALRRGDVVLVQAGEMIPGDGEVIDGVASVDESAITGESAPVIRESGGDFSSVTGGTRVLSDWIVARITTNPGESFIDRMITMVEGAKRQKTPNELALTILLVGLTIVLLLATATLQPFSLYSVLVAKAGVPVTITVLVALLVCLIPTTIGGLLSAIGVAGMSRMMEANVIATSGRAVEAAGDVDVLLLDKTGTITHGNRQASRFIPAPGVSPLQLAEAAWLSSLADETPEGRSIITLARQLPGLAAPVMASLKPEFVPFSAQTRMSGVDLSDGGGERHVRKGAADAVRRYVTERAGKFPDAVLQAVDEVARAGSTPLVVADANGGSVRVLGVIELKDIVKTGIRERFGELRKMGIKTVMITGDNRLTAASIAAEAGVDDFLAEATPEAKLKLIRQYQADGRLVAMTGDGTNDAPALAQADVAVAMNSGTQAAKEAGNMVDLDSNPTKLIEIVEIGKQMLMTRGSLTTFSVANDIAKYFAIIPAAFATTYPQLNLLNVMGLATPASAIMSAVIFNALIIVVLIPLALKGVVYRPLGAAVLLRRNLLVYGLGGILVPFAGIKLIDMILALFGWV, from the coding sequence ATGCAACAAGATTCGATGGCCCCGGTGGCCAAGCGCGGCGCCAACACGGCTGAAGCGTCTTCCTCCAACACGATTCAGGCAAAGAGCGCGCCGGTGTCCGACCGCCAACACGGCTCCCACCATCATCGCCCGCCGGCGCGCAGCATGTTCGCGCCGGAGCTGGTGAAGCCCGCGCTGGTCGCGGCCTTCGGGAAGTTGTCGCCGCGCGACCAGCTGCGCAACCCGGTGATGTTCGTGGCCTACGTGGGCAGCATCCTGACGACGATCCTTTTCCTGAAGGCCATGGCCGCGCCGGCGGCAGCCCCCGGTGGGGAATCCGCGGGCTTCATCCTGGCGGTGTCGGTGTGGCTGTGGTTCACGGTGCTGTTCGCTAACTTTGCCGAGGCACTTGCCGAAGGCCGAAGCAAGCAGCAGGCGGAAGCGCTGCGCGGCCTGAAGACCACCGTCACCGCACGTGTGCTGAAGGACGGCAAGCGTGGCAGTGCCACCGAAGCGCGCCCCGCCACGGCGCTGCGCCGTGGCGACGTGGTGCTGGTACAGGCCGGCGAGATGATCCCCGGCGACGGCGAAGTGATCGACGGCGTGGCCTCGGTCGACGAAAGCGCCATCACCGGCGAATCGGCGCCGGTGATCCGCGAGTCGGGCGGCGACTTCTCGTCGGTGACCGGCGGTACACGCGTGCTGTCCGACTGGATCGTGGCGCGCATCACGACCAACCCGGGCGAGAGCTTCATCGACCGCATGATCACGATGGTTGAAGGCGCCAAGCGGCAGAAGACGCCGAACGAACTGGCCCTGACGATCCTGCTGGTCGGGCTGACCATTGTGCTGCTGCTGGCCACGGCCACGCTGCAGCCGTTCTCGCTCTACAGCGTGCTGGTGGCAAAGGCAGGCGTTCCGGTGACGATCACGGTGCTGGTGGCCCTGCTGGTCTGCCTGATTCCCACCACCATCGGCGGGCTGCTGTCAGCCATTGGCGTGGCGGGCATGAGCCGGATGATGGAAGCCAACGTGATTGCCACCTCGGGCCGTGCGGTCGAAGCCGCTGGTGACGTGGACGTGCTGCTGCTCGACAAGACCGGCACCATTACCCATGGCAACCGCCAGGCATCGCGCTTCATCCCGGCCCCGGGCGTGTCGCCGCTGCAGCTCGCGGAAGCGGCGTGGCTGTCGTCGCTGGCCGACGAGACCCCGGAAGGCCGCAGCATCATCACGCTGGCACGCCAGCTGCCGGGGCTGGCGGCGCCGGTGATGGCGAGCCTGAAGCCGGAGTTCGTGCCGTTCAGCGCCCAGACCCGCATGAGCGGGGTTGACCTGAGCGATGGCGGCGGCGAGCGTCACGTGCGCAAGGGTGCGGCCGATGCCGTGCGCCGCTACGTCACGGAACGTGCCGGCAAGTTCCCCGATGCTGTCCTGCAAGCCGTCGATGAGGTTGCCCGCGCCGGCAGCACGCCGCTGGTGGTAGCCGACGCCAACGGCGGTTCGGTACGCGTGCTTGGCGTGATCGAGCTGAAAGACATCGTCAAGACCGGCATTCGCGAGCGCTTCGGCGAACTGCGCAAGATGGGCATCAAGACCGTGATGATCACCGGCGACAACCGGCTGACGGCGGCTTCGATTGCGGCGGAAGCCGGCGTTGACGACTTCCTGGCCGAAGCCACGCCGGAAGCCAAGCTCAAGCTGATCCGCCAGTACCAGGCCGACGGGCGGCTGGTCGCGATGACCGGCGACGGCACCAACGACGCGCCGGCACTGGCCCAGGCCGACGTAGCCGTAGCGATGAACAGCGGCACGCAGGCGGCCAAGGAAGCCGGCAACATGGTGGACCTCGACAGCAACCCGACCAAGCTGATCGAGATCGTCGAGATCGGCAAGCAGATGCTGATGACGCGCGGCTCGCTGACGACCTTCAGCGTGGCCAACGACATCGCCAAGTACTTCGCGATCATCCCGGCGGCGTTTGCCACCACCTATCCGCAGCTCAACCTGCTCAATGTGATGGGGCTCGCCACGCCGGCGTCGGCCATCATGTCGGCGGTGATCTTCAACGCGCTCATCATCGTCGTGCTGATCCCGCTTGCGCTCAAGGGCGTGGTCTACCGGCCGCTGGGCGCCGCGGTGCTGCTGCGCCGCAACCTGCTGGTCTACGGCCTGGGCGGCATCCTGGTGCCGTTTGCCGGCATCAAGCTGATCGACATGATCCTGGCCCTGTTTGGCTGGGTC
- a CDS encoding DUF2188 domain-containing protein: MQSRIIRVLPAEDGWALEFGGLNIKAQKFPTMEAAIAAGWGVARRENAELHIHRHDGDVQLRNACGDEQQEARR, translated from the coding sequence ATGCAATCGCGGATCATTCGCGTTCTGCCCGCAGAAGATGGCTGGGCATTGGAGTTCGGCGGCCTCAATATAAAGGCCCAGAAATTTCCGACCATGGAGGCGGCAATCGCTGCGGGTTGGGGGGTGGCCAGACGAGAGAACGCCGAATTGCACATACATCGTCACGACGGGGACGTGCAATTGCGCAACGCGTGCGGCGACGAGCAACAGGAGGCGCGGCGGTGA
- a CDS encoding DUF1484 family protein: MVDAIETNACLHEVRAGIDGVLVLLEQQSVRSEACFSALCLLEMVKAKLDALMAAGPLAG, encoded by the coding sequence ATGGTCGATGCAATCGAAACCAACGCGTGCCTGCATGAAGTGCGTGCCGGCATTGATGGCGTACTCGTACTGCTGGAGCAGCAAAGCGTGCGCTCGGAAGCGTGCTTCAGCGCGCTCTGCCTGCTTGAAATGGTGAAGGCAAAGCTGGATGCCTTGATGGCGGCCGGGCCGCTTGCGGGATAG
- a CDS encoding alpha/beta fold hydrolase, with product MSRSFLPRLLASVLVLGALIASGCAHHANKPVQKAEIGFIKLDSDISLRTMVVHNPSPRGTVLFLHGFPETLYAWKDIALTLGDDYEVHAIDWPGYGLSSRPTADKFSYAPRDYARVLKEYIRKAGIGTSKLTIYATDIGALPALLLALEEPDIARTIIVGDFAPFNRPRYMYESLQSLKSQPSAELARVQLNKNREDVLQNAYRRGLAREAQFDISGELKDDMSRGWSHGEMTSADAFYHYYLHFTRDQEYFEANLGRLKTPVKVVWGEKDIYINKDMGIEFAEKAHAAFTLLHGVGHYPHLQDPQQTVAEIRASFR from the coding sequence ATGTCCAGGTCATTCCTGCCGCGGCTGCTTGCCTCCGTTCTCGTCCTCGGCGCTTTGATTGCGTCGGGATGCGCCCACCACGCCAACAAGCCGGTACAGAAAGCCGAGATCGGATTCATCAAACTCGACTCGGACATCTCGCTCAGGACGATGGTGGTGCACAACCCCAGTCCGAGAGGGACCGTTCTCTTCCTGCATGGATTCCCGGAGACCCTGTACGCCTGGAAGGACATTGCCCTGACTCTCGGCGATGACTACGAAGTACACGCCATCGATTGGCCTGGCTACGGCCTCTCATCACGACCAACGGCCGACAAGTTCTCCTATGCGCCCAGAGACTATGCCCGGGTTCTGAAGGAGTACATCCGCAAGGCGGGCATCGGCACGTCAAAGCTCACGATCTACGCAACGGATATCGGAGCCTTGCCTGCCCTTCTCCTGGCTCTCGAGGAGCCGGACATTGCCAGGACGATCATCGTGGGCGACTTCGCCCCGTTCAACAGACCTCGTTACATGTACGAAAGCCTGCAGAGCCTGAAGTCGCAACCTTCGGCCGAGCTGGCTCGTGTTCAGTTGAACAAGAATCGCGAGGATGTTCTCCAGAATGCCTACAGGCGCGGCTTGGCCAGGGAAGCGCAGTTCGACATATCCGGCGAACTCAAGGACGACATGTCACGCGGATGGAGCCATGGGGAGATGACGTCAGCGGACGCCTTCTATCACTACTACTTGCACTTCACGCGGGACCAGGAGTATTTCGAGGCGAACCTGGGCCGGCTCAAGACGCCCGTGAAGGTAGTCTGGGGTGAGAAAGACATCTACATCAATAAGGACATGGGCATCGAGTTCGCCGAGAAGGCCCATGCAGCGTTCACCCTGCTTCACGGGGTTGGGCACTACCCGCACCTGCAGGACCCCCAGCAAACCGTGGCAGAGATTCGCGCTTCATTCCGGTAA